The Equus quagga isolate Etosha38 chromosome 10, UCLA_HA_Equagga_1.0, whole genome shotgun sequence genome includes a region encoding these proteins:
- the TAF9B gene encoding transcription initiation factor TFIID subunit 9B produces the protein MESGKMAPPKNAPRDALVMAQILKDMGITEYEPRVINQMLEFAFRYVTTILDDAKIYSSHAKKPNVDADDVRLAIQCRADQSFTSPPPRDFLLDIARQKNQTPLPLIKPYAGPRLPPDRYCLTAPNYRLKSLVKKGANQGRLVPRLSVGAVSSRPTTPTVATPQTVSVPNKVAPPASVTSQRFTVQIPPSQSTPVKPVPATTAVQNVLINPSMIGSKNILITTNMVSSQNMANESNPLKRKHEDDDDNDTIKNIV, from the exons ATGGAGTCGGGCAAGATGGCGCCTCCCAAGAACGCTCCGAGAGATGCTTTG GTGATGGCACAGATCCTGAAGGATATGGGAATTACGGAGTATGAACCAAGGGTTATAAATCAAATGTTGGAATTTGCTTTCC GATATGTGACTACAATTTTGGACGATGCAAAAATTTATTCCAGCCATGCTAAGAAACCTAATGTTGATGCAGATGATGTGAGACTGGCAATCCAGTGTCGTGCTGACCAGTCTTTTACCTCTCCTCCCCCAAGAGAT tttttactggATATTGCAAGGCAGAAAAATCAAACCCCTTTACCACTGATTAAGCCATATGCAGGACCCAGACTGCCACCTGACAGATACTGCTTAACAGCTCCAAACTATAGGCTGAAGTCCTTAGTTAAAAAG GGAGCTAACCAAGGAAGACTAGTTCCACGGTTAAGTGTTGGTGCTGTTAGCAGCAGACCTACCACTCCTACTGTAG CAACCCCGCAAACAGTCTCTGTCCCAAATAAAGTTGCACCTCCAGCGTCAGTGACAAGCCAAAGATTTACAGTGCAGATTCCACCTTCTCAGTCCACACCTGTCAAACCAG TTCCTGCAACAACTGCAGTTCAAAATGTTCTGATTAATCCTTCAATGATTGGGTCCAAAAATATTCTTATTACGACCAATATGGTTTCATCACAGAACATGGCCAATGAATCAAACCCATTGAAGAGAAAacatgaagatgatgatgacaatgatactATAAAGAATATAGTCTAG
- the PGK1 gene encoding phosphoglycerate kinase 1 — translation MSLSNKLTLDKLNVKGKRVVMRVDFNVPMKNNQITNNQRIKAAVPSIKFCLDNGAKSVVLMSHLGRPDGVPMPDKYSLQPVAVELKSLLGKDVLFLKDCVGPEVEKACADPAAGSVILLENLRFHVEEEGKGKDASGNKVKAEPAKIETFRASLSKLGDVYVNDAFGTAHRAHSSMVGVNLPQKAGGFLMKKELNYFAKALESPERPFLAILGGAKVADKIQLINNMLDKVNEMIIGGGMAFTFLKVLNNMEIGTSLFDEEGAKIVKDLMSKAEKNGVKITLPVDFVTADKFDEHAKTGQATVASGIPAGWMGLDCGTESSKKYAEAVARAKQIVWNGPVGVFEWEAFARGTKALMDEVVKATSRGCITIIGGGDTATCCAKWNTEDKVSHVSTGGGASLELLEGKVLPGVDALSNV, via the exons GATCAAGGCTGCTGTCCCAAGCATCAAATTCTGCTTGGACAATGGAGCCAAGTCAGTTGTTCTTATGAGCCACCTGGGCCGGCCTGATGGTGTCCCCATGCCTGACAAATATTCCTTGCAGCCAGTTGCTGTTGAACTGAAGTCTCTGCTGGGCAA GGATGTTTTGTTCTTGAAGGACTGCGTGGGCCCAGAAGTGGAGAAAGCTTGTGCTGACCCAGCTGCTGGGTCTGTCATCCTGCTGGAGAACCTTCGCTTTCatgtggaggaagaagggaagggcaAAGATGCTTCTGGGAACAAG GTTAAAGCTGAGCCAGCCAAAATAGAAACCTTCCGAGCTTCACTTTCCAAGCTAGGGGATGTCTATGTCAATGATGCTTTTGGCACTGCTCACCGAGCCCACAG CTCCATGGTGGGAGTTAATTTGCCACAGAAGGCTGGAGGATTTTTGATGAAGAAGGAGCTGAACTACTTTGCCAAGGCCTTGGAGAGCCCAGAGCGACCATTCCTGGCCATCCTGGGCGG AGCTAAAGTTGCAGACAAGATCCAGCTGATCAATAATATGCTGGACAAAGTCAATGAGATGATTATTGGTGGTGGAATGGCTTTTACCTTCCTTAAGGTGCTCAACAACATGGAG ATTGGCACTTCTCTGTTTGATGAAGAGGGAGCCAAGATCGTCAAAGACCTGATGTCCAAAGCTGAGAAGAATGGTGTGAAGATTACCTTGCCTGTTGACTTTGTCACTGCTGACAAGTTTGATGAGCATGCCAAGACAGGCCAAGCCACTGTGGCCTCTGGCATACCTGCTGGCTGGATG GGCCTGGACTGTGGCACTGAGAGCAGCAAGAAGTATGCTGAGGCTGTTGCTCGGGCTAAACAGATTGTGTGGAATGGACCTGTGGGTGTATTTGAATGGGAAGCTTTTGCCCGAGGAACCAAAGCTCTCATGGATGAGGTGGTGAAAGCCACTTCCAGGGGCTGCATCACCATCATAG GTGGTGGAGACACTGCCACTTGCTGTGCCAAATGGAACACGGAGGATAAAGTCAGCCATGTGAGCACTGGAGGTGGTGCCAGTTTAGAGCTCCTGGAAG GTAAAGTCCTTCCTGGGGTGGATGCTCTCAGCAATGTTTAG